One region of Streptomyces leeuwenhoekii genomic DNA includes:
- a CDS encoding exopolysaccharide biosynthesis polyprenyl glycosylphosphotransferase, which translates to MTAESTVPSPAGQPRDLALSPLRILPPRTRGGGFALPARRPAARPASRLPLLAADGTAALLGSLTLTGAPDRPLLAAPLVAATLLLRPRGLPPVPAGVLDELPSVCGRIAVAWLALAALLAAYTPHQALSADSLLLGFTVQAAAGCAGRGAVHWRRRTTLRNRPRAALVIGPAGVAQRVAAAVLRHPRCGVRPVGVVTGGPFGSSLLGGPGTGAAGLPVLGTEEEVRRAVARNGVREVLVVHPSVRTRQAPLLRALAASGCAVWEVDPRSPSSGSRDEIAGFSRRRLEAGAGRPGGALGKRVLDVVVSGVLLLAAGPLLLACAVVLRVSEGPGVVFRQVRVGQDGKPFTLLKFRTHRPVDEHESATRWSVADERRMPWFCRFLRRTSLDELLQLWNVFRGDMSLVGPRPERPYFVTKFSETYPGYAARHRMPAGITGLAQIHGLRGDTSIEDRARFDNAYIDNWSLWQDVCILLRTAVTLVRPTGS; encoded by the coding sequence GTGACCGCGGAAAGCACCGTCCCCTCCCCCGCAGGGCAACCGCGGGACCTGGCCCTCTCCCCCCTCCGGATCCTGCCGCCGCGCACGCGGGGGGGCGGGTTCGCGCTTCCCGCCCGGCGCCCCGCGGCGCGCCCGGCCTCCCGGCTGCCGCTGCTCGCCGCGGACGGCACCGCGGCCCTGCTGGGCTCCCTGACGCTCACCGGTGCCCCGGACCGCCCGCTCCTCGCGGCCCCGCTGGTGGCGGCGACGCTGCTGCTGCGCCCGCGTGGGCTTCCCCCCGTACCGGCCGGTGTCCTGGACGAACTGCCCTCCGTGTGCGGCCGGATCGCCGTCGCCTGGCTCGCGCTGGCCGCGCTGCTGGCGGCGTACACCCCGCACCAGGCGCTGTCCGCCGACAGCCTGCTGCTCGGTTTCACCGTGCAGGCGGCGGCGGGCTGCGCGGGCCGCGGCGCGGTGCACTGGCGGCGCCGTACGACGCTGCGCAACCGGCCGCGCGCCGCGCTCGTCATCGGGCCGGCCGGGGTGGCGCAGCGCGTGGCCGCGGCGGTGCTGCGCCACCCGCGCTGCGGGGTGCGCCCGGTGGGTGTGGTGACCGGCGGGCCGTTCGGGTCCTCCCTGCTCGGCGGGCCCGGGACGGGCGCGGCGGGGCTGCCCGTGCTGGGCACGGAGGAGGAGGTCCGGCGGGCGGTCGCCCGGAACGGGGTGCGGGAGGTGCTGGTGGTGCATCCCTCGGTACGGACGCGGCAGGCGCCGCTGCTGCGGGCGCTCGCCGCGTCCGGCTGCGCGGTCTGGGAGGTCGACCCGCGGTCCCCGTCGTCGGGGAGCCGCGACGAGATCGCCGGGTTCTCCCGCCGGCGGCTGGAGGCGGGGGCGGGGCGGCCGGGCGGCGCCCTGGGCAAGCGGGTGCTGGACGTGGTGGTGTCCGGGGTGCTGCTGCTGGCGGCCGGTCCGCTGCTGCTGGCGTGCGCGGTGGTGCTGCGGGTCAGCGAGGGGCCGGGGGTGGTGTTCCGGCAGGTGCGCGTCGGCCAGGACGGGAAACCGTTCACGCTGCTGAAGTTCCGCACCCACCGGCCGGTGGACGAGCACGAGTCGGCGACCCGGTGGAGTGTGGCGGACGAGCGGCGGATGCCGTGGTTCTGCCGCTTCCTGCGCCGCACCTCGCTGGACGAGCTGCTCCAGTTGTGGAACGTGTTCCGCGGCGACATGAGCCTGGTCGGGCCGCGGCCCGAACGCCCCTACTTCGTCACCAAGTTCAGCGAGACCTATCCCGGTTACGCGGCCCGGCACCGGATGCCGGCCGGCATCACCGGGCTCGCCCAGATCCACGGGCTGCGCGGTGACACCTCCATCGAGGACCGGGCCCGCTTCGACAACGCCTACATCGACAACTGGTCGCTGTGGCAGGACGTGTGCATCCTGCTGCGCACGGCCGTCACGCTCGTGCGCCCCACCGGGAGCTGA
- a CDS encoding glycosyltransferase family 4 protein: MHLPATGPAPRVLHLTQPVDGGVARIVTDLARAQLAAGWDITVACPDGPLAASLRSLGAEVRPWPATRSPGPSLPAETWRLARIVEDVRPDLVHAHSAKAGLAGRLAVRARIPTVFQPHAWSFEAVGGVPAVLALGWERWAARWAARVVCVSEAERRRGVSAGIRGRWAVVPNGVDPDHFRPGPAVRPPLLADLGPRARLVVCVGRLCRQKGQDVLIAAWDRIAERVPDARLVLVGDGPERARLRALAPASVRFTGAVADAAPWYRAADVVVLPSRWEGIALAPLEAMACGRPVVLTDVDGAREVLPPALAPHCLVPPTDPAALAGAVSALLLDPALRASTARQGRAHVLSAHDVRRTARAVAAVYGELLGGGPDAAGPAVVPTEYRESIQS; encoded by the coding sequence ATGCACCTGCCAGCGACCGGACCTGCGCCGCGGGTCCTGCACCTCACCCAGCCCGTGGACGGCGGGGTCGCCCGGATCGTGACGGACCTGGCACGGGCACAGCTCGCCGCCGGGTGGGACATCACGGTCGCCTGCCCCGACGGTCCCCTCGCCGCGTCGCTGCGTTCGCTGGGCGCGGAGGTGCGGCCGTGGCCCGCGACGCGCTCGCCGGGGCCGTCGCTCCCCGCCGAGACATGGCGGCTCGCGCGGATCGTCGAGGACGTACGGCCCGATCTGGTGCACGCGCACAGCGCGAAGGCGGGTCTGGCGGGGCGGCTCGCCGTCCGGGCGCGGATCCCGACCGTGTTCCAGCCGCACGCGTGGTCGTTCGAGGCGGTCGGCGGGGTCCCCGCCGTCCTGGCGCTCGGCTGGGAGCGGTGGGCGGCGCGATGGGCCGCGCGGGTGGTGTGCGTCAGCGAGGCGGAGCGCCGCCGGGGGGTGTCGGCGGGGATCCGCGGGCGGTGGGCGGTGGTGCCGAACGGTGTCGACCCGGACCATTTCCGGCCCGGCCCCGCCGTACGGCCGCCGCTGCTCGCGGACCTCGGTCCGCGGGCCCGGCTCGTGGTCTGCGTGGGGCGGCTGTGCCGGCAGAAGGGGCAGGACGTCCTGATCGCCGCCTGGGACCGGATCGCCGAGCGGGTCCCGGACGCCCGGCTGGTGCTGGTCGGGGACGGGCCGGAGCGGGCGCGGCTGCGGGCGCTGGCCCCGGCGTCCGTGCGGTTCACGGGGGCCGTCGCCGACGCCGCCCCCTGGTACCGGGCCGCCGACGTGGTCGTACTGCCCTCGCGCTGGGAGGGCATAGCGCTGGCCCCGCTGGAGGCCATGGCCTGCGGGCGGCCCGTGGTGCTGACCGACGTGGACGGCGCCCGGGAGGTCCTGCCGCCCGCGCTCGCGCCGCACTGCCTCGTGCCGCCCACGGACCCCGCGGCGCTGGCGGGCGCCGTCAGCGCGCTGCTGCTCGACCCGGCACTGCGCGCCTCGACGGCTCGCCAGGGGCGGGCCCATGTCCTGTCCGCCCACGACGTTCGGCGCACGGCCCGGGCCGTGGCCGCCGTGTACGGCGAACTCCTCGGCGGCGGGCCGGACGCAGCGGGTCCGGCCGTCGTCCCCACCGAGTACAGGGAGTCCATCCAGTCGTGA
- a CDS encoding chaplin, with translation MSRIAKGLVLTSVAAGAVTGTTGVAVAADAGAGAGAKATAADSPGGLAGSAVQVPVYVPVNVCGNTVDVGGLLNPAFGNKCKNA, from the coding sequence ATGTCGCGTATCGCGAAAGGCCTGGTCCTGACCTCTGTCGCCGCCGGAGCGGTGACGGGCACCACGGGCGTCGCCGTCGCCGCCGACGCCGGCGCGGGCGCCGGTGCGAAGGCGACCGCCGCGGACTCCCCGGGGGGACTGGCCGGCAGTGCCGTGCAGGTCCCCGTGTACGTCCCGGTGAACGTCTGCGGCAACACGGTCGACGTCGGCGGCCTGCTGAACCCGGCCTTCGGCAACAAGTGCAAGAACGCCTGA
- a CDS encoding tyrosinase family oxidase copper chaperone, whose amino-acid sequence MAVSEREAARDAGREPADPAGGGPADATRRRLARRLLVPALAAAFVPVAAAPGSPRPAKSAGDSKAARTDRRGTAGRARTATRPLAAPDDGAFDETYLGRRIRGVRTPDAAGGPGSWHVTVDGRPLHLMRRADGTWMSMVDHSRSYPTPLEAARAAVDALPPGQRLSGTGGGHGHGGGRHGVHA is encoded by the coding sequence ATGGCCGTCAGCGAGCGCGAGGCAGCCCGGGACGCGGGGCGGGAACCGGCGGACCCGGCCGGAGGCGGCCCCGCCGACGCCACCCGCCGCCGGCTGGCGCGCCGGCTGCTCGTCCCCGCCCTGGCCGCGGCGTTCGTCCCCGTGGCCGCCGCCCCCGGGTCCCCCCGGCCCGCGAAATCCGCGGGGGATTCGAAAGCCGCACGGACGGACCGGCGCGGCACGGCCGGCCGCGCGCGGACAGCGACCCGCCCCCTGGCCGCCCCGGACGACGGCGCGTTCGACGAGACCTACCTCGGCCGGCGCATCCGCGGCGTCAGGACGCCGGACGCGGCCGGCGGCCCCGGCAGCTGGCACGTCACGGTGGACGGGCGCCCGCTGCACCTGATGCGCCGCGCCGACGGCACCTGGATGAGCATGGTCGACCACTCCCGCTCGTACCCCACCCCGCTGGAGGCGGCCCGCGCGGCCGTCGACGCACTCCCGCCGGGGCAGCGGCTGAGCGGGACGGGCGGCGGACACGGGCACGGGGGAGGCCGCCATGGTGTACACGCGTAA
- a CDS encoding tyrosinase family protein — protein sequence MVYTRKDVSTLTRAERQRFVRALLEVKRRGEYDEFVRMHIEYFVPDGEDGLRVAHMTPSFLPWHRQFLLELERALQRVDASVTVPYWDWTKDRRATSVPWTADLLGGNGRSSDHQVTTGPFAYREGNWTLRYNITDTRFLTRDLGRRRAPIQLPTKSDLEWALKDPVYDAAPWDSTSSKGFRNKLEGWGPGRGSTSWRNHNRVHRWVGGVMVGGASVNDPVFWLLHAFVDLQWSRWQRRHRTTRYLPAQPPGESNPQHGRIIARHQKLPPWDVTPDQLEDLSHIYRYG from the coding sequence ATGGTGTACACGCGTAAGGACGTCAGCACCCTGACCCGCGCCGAGCGGCAGCGGTTCGTACGGGCCCTGCTGGAGGTCAAACGCCGGGGCGAGTACGACGAGTTCGTGCGCATGCACATCGAGTACTTCGTCCCCGACGGGGAGGACGGACTGCGCGTGGCCCACATGACCCCGTCCTTCCTGCCCTGGCACCGGCAGTTCCTGCTGGAACTGGAGCGGGCGCTGCAGCGGGTGGACGCCTCGGTCACCGTGCCCTACTGGGACTGGACCAAGGACCGCCGCGCCACCTCCGTGCCCTGGACCGCCGACCTGCTCGGCGGCAACGGCCGGTCCTCGGACCACCAGGTGACGACCGGGCCGTTCGCCTACAGGGAGGGCAACTGGACCCTCCGGTACAACATCACCGACACCCGGTTCCTCACCCGGGACCTCGGCCGCCGCCGCGCCCCCATCCAACTGCCCACCAAGAGCGACCTGGAATGGGCGCTGAAGGACCCCGTCTACGACGCCGCGCCCTGGGACTCGACGTCCTCCAAGGGGTTCCGCAACAAGCTGGAGGGCTGGGGACCCGGGCGGGGCAGCACCTCCTGGCGCAACCACAACCGGGTGCACCGCTGGGTCGGCGGGGTCATGGTCGGCGGCGCCTCCGTGAACGACCCCGTCTTCTGGCTGCTGCACGCCTTCGTCGACCTCCAGTGGTCCCGCTGGCAACGCCGCCACCGCACCACCCGCTACCTTCCGGCCCAACCACCCGGCGAGAGCAACCCCCAACACGGACGCATCATCGCCCGCCACCAGAAACTCCCCCCGTGGGACGTGACCCCGGATCAGTTGGAGGACCTCAGCCACATTTACCGGTACGGGTGA
- a CDS encoding IS982 family transposase, with protein sequence MTTELDTLLTALYVHIDDHLKTPRRRGRPPKLTDAELITLAVAQAMPGFHCEARWLRFAHAHLHGMFPCLPQRPAYNKRLRAALGLVKQAIRSLAADTDLWLDDVWIVDSTPVECACSRETVKRSDLAGWAGYGYCRSHSRFYWGLKLHLVCTPAGLPVTWALADPKIDERQILAALIDNEPHLAAHRPGLLILANKGYTATELDRFLAARGISLLRPSYRNRTPRPGEALLKTVRQLIESVNDTLKGQLDLEQHGGRTIEGVGVRVAQRILAMTCAIWHNRTIGAPVTRSLIACDH encoded by the coding sequence GTGACGACCGAGTTAGACACCCTCTTGACGGCACTGTACGTGCATATCGACGACCATTTGAAGACCCCGCGACGGCGTGGCCGGCCGCCGAAGCTGACCGACGCGGAACTGATCACTCTGGCTGTGGCCCAGGCCATGCCGGGTTTCCACTGCGAGGCCCGCTGGCTGCGCTTCGCCCACGCCCACCTGCACGGGATGTTCCCCTGCCTGCCTCAGCGCCCGGCCTACAACAAACGGCTGCGAGCCGCTCTGGGCCTGGTCAAACAGGCCATCCGATCGCTGGCCGCCGACACCGATCTATGGCTGGACGACGTATGGATCGTGGACTCCACCCCCGTCGAATGCGCCTGCTCCCGCGAGACCGTCAAACGCTCCGACCTGGCCGGCTGGGCCGGCTACGGCTACTGCCGATCCCACTCGCGCTTCTACTGGGGCCTGAAGCTGCACCTGGTATGCACCCCGGCCGGACTGCCGGTCACCTGGGCCCTGGCCGACCCCAAGATCGACGAACGTCAGATCCTGGCCGCCCTCATCGACAACGAACCGCACCTGGCCGCCCACCGGCCCGGCCTGCTGATCCTGGCGAACAAGGGCTATACCGCCACCGAACTCGACCGCTTCCTGGCCGCCCGCGGCATCAGTCTGCTGCGGCCCTCCTACCGCAACCGCACCCCGCGGCCGGGAGAAGCCCTGCTCAAGACGGTGCGGCAGTTGATCGAGTCGGTCAACGACACCCTCAAGGGCCAGCTCGACCTGGAACAACACGGCGGACGCACGATCGAAGGCGTCGGTGTCCGCGTGGCTCAGCGGATCCTGGCGATGACCTGCGCGATCTGGCACAACCGCACCATCGGCGCACCCGTCACCCGCTCACTGATCGCCTGCGACCACTGA
- a CDS encoding TetR/AcrR family transcriptional regulator translates to MVRRNDQRRAALVDAAIEVLAREGARGLTFRAVDAEAAVPAGTASNYFASRDDLFTEAGARVYERLQPDEATIARQRAADRHRGTYAELMRELVGRIASFRTGYLALLELRLEATRRPELRKVLTERVRADVDANVAYHEASGLPGDATAVKLLMLTLNWLIVEQLTLPDVFTEEEREQLVTAAVERIVAAE, encoded by the coding sequence ATGGTGAGACGGAACGACCAGCGGCGCGCGGCCCTCGTTGACGCGGCGATCGAGGTGCTGGCCCGAGAAGGCGCACGCGGCCTGACTTTCCGGGCTGTGGATGCCGAGGCAGCCGTTCCCGCCGGCACGGCGTCCAACTACTTCGCCAGCCGCGACGACCTGTTCACTGAGGCCGGCGCCCGGGTTTACGAGCGACTCCAGCCCGACGAGGCCACGATCGCCCGCCAGCGGGCGGCCGACCGCCACCGGGGGACCTACGCCGAACTGATGCGCGAGCTCGTCGGCCGCATCGCCTCCTTCCGCACCGGTTACCTCGCGCTGCTGGAACTCCGCCTTGAGGCCACCCGCCGCCCCGAACTGCGCAAGGTCCTCACTGAGCGAGTCCGGGCCGATGTCGACGCCAATGTCGCCTATCACGAGGCTTCCGGCCTCCCTGGCGACGCCACGGCGGTCAAGCTGCTCATGCTGACGCTGAACTGGCTGATCGTTGAGCAGCTCACCCTGCCGGACGTCTTCACAGAGGAAGAGCGTGAACAACTGGTGACGGCCGCAGTGGAGCGCATCGTGGCCGCGGAGTAG
- a CDS encoding dihydrofolate reductase family protein has product MRKLVYYIGVSLDGRIAGPGGEFDFFPQGDEQQAAAYSTWMNALYPETIPTAYRAAVGVADAPNRRFDTVVMGLGTYRLSVDNGITSPYAHLRQYVVSSTLKPDTDPAVTVVPSDPRALIRELKGEMAAGPDIWLCGGGRLAGTLLPEIDELLIKTYPVVAGTGILVVDGAFDPTVFNVAERTAFPNGVTLTRLTRR; this is encoded by the coding sequence ATGCGAAAGCTCGTGTACTACATCGGCGTCTCGCTCGACGGCCGCATCGCCGGCCCCGGCGGCGAATTCGACTTCTTCCCGCAGGGCGACGAGCAGCAGGCCGCTGCCTACTCGACCTGGATGAACGCGCTGTACCCGGAGACCATCCCGACCGCTTACCGCGCGGCTGTCGGCGTCGCCGACGCACCTAACCGGCGTTTCGACACCGTCGTCATGGGCCTCGGCACCTACCGCCTCTCCGTCGACAACGGGATCACCAGCCCGTACGCGCACCTGCGCCAGTACGTCGTGTCCAGCACCCTCAAGCCGGACACCGACCCAGCCGTCACCGTCGTGCCGAGCGACCCGCGCGCCCTCATCCGCGAGCTCAAAGGCGAGATGGCCGCTGGCCCAGACATCTGGCTCTGCGGGGGCGGAAGGCTCGCGGGCACCCTGTTGCCCGAGATTGACGAGCTGCTGATCAAGACCTATCCGGTCGTTGCCGGTACCGGAATTTTGGTAGTCGACGGTGCCTTCGACCCCACCGTCTTCAACGTCGCCGAACGCACCGCCTTCCCCAACGGGGTCACCCTCACCCGCCTCACCCGCCGCTAG
- a CDS encoding IS5 family transposase (programmed frameshift), with amino-acid sequence MVGPGVPLTDAQWARIEPLLPDRTPKRGGRWRDHREVINAIAFKFQTGTQWVHLPEKYGNWRGVYNRLRMWAVDGTWERVFTALIAQADAEEDLNWAVSVDSTIVRAHQHAAGARKKGPRSASPDHAIGRSRGGLTTKIHLAADGSCRPLAFHLTAGQAGDAPAFAQVMARLRVPRRRGRPRTRPDVVLADKAYSSRAIRAHLHKRGIRAVIPVPAGQQAHRQRRGSQGGRPPAFDRDAYKQRNAVERCINRLKQWRGIATRYEKTATIYLAGLHIAGIFFWSAR; translated from the exons ATCGTTGGTCCCGGCGTGCCGTTGACTGATGCGCAGTGGGCGCGGATCGAGCCACTACTTCCCGACCGGACACCGAAGCGGGGTGGCCGCTGGCGGGATCACCGTGAGGTGATCAACGCGATCGCCTTCAAGTTCCAGACCGGAACGCAGTGGGTGCACCTGCCGGAGAAGTACGGCAACTGGCGAGGCGTCTACAACCGGCTGCGGATGTGGGCCGTCGACGGCACCTGGGAGCGGGTGTTCACCGCGCTGATCGCCCAGGCCGACGCGGAGGAGGACCTCAATTGGGCCGTGTCGGTGGACTCTACGATCGTGCGCGCTCACCAGCATGCGGCCGGGGCCCGCAAAAAGGGGCCCCGGTCGGCGAGCCCG GACCACGCCATCGGCCGGTCCCGCGGCGGATTGACCACGAAGATCCACCTCGCCGCCGACGGCAGCTGCCGGCCCCTGGCCTTTCATCTCACCGCCGGGCAGGCCGGCGACGCACCCGCATTCGCGCAGGTGATGGCACGTCTGCGTGTTCCGCGCCGACGCGGACGGCCCCGCACCAGGCCAGATGTGGTTCTGGCGGACAAGGCGTACTCCTCGCGCGCGATCCGCGCCCACCTTCACAAGCGCGGGATCCGCGCAGTGATCCCTGTCCCGGCGGGCCAGCAGGCCCACCGGCAGCGGCGCGGCAGCCAAGGCGGCAGGCCACCGGCCTTCGACCGCGACGCCTACAAGCAGCGCAACGCCGTCGAGCGGTGCATCAACCGCCTCAAGCAGTGGCGCGGTATCGCCACCCGCTACGAGAAGACAGCGACCATCTACCTGGCCGGACTCCATATCGCGGGCATCTTCTTCTGGTCCGCCCGCTGA
- a CDS encoding IS481 family transposase, translated as MSHRNAPLTPTGRLRLARCVVDEGWPLRRAAERFQVSHTTAARWAGRYRQLGEAGMQDRSSRPHHSPRRTPATVEQQVLRLRREHRIGPVRLAARCGIAASTAHRILVRHHLPALATLDRATGEPVRRYERSRPGELVYIDVKKLGRIPDGGGHKVLGRAAGSPNKDRRNGAGYAYLHTALDDHSRLAYTEDLPDETAATCAGFLTRAVAWFAARGVTVERVLTDNAWAYTKNTWRQTCHELGISPRWTRPWRPQTNGKVERFNRTLLDEWAYARPYRSETERREAFPQWLHSYNHHRGHTALKGQPPASRVPNLTGQYT; from the coding sequence GTGTCCCACCGTAACGCCCCGCTGACCCCGACCGGCAGGCTGCGTCTGGCCCGGTGTGTCGTGGACGAAGGCTGGCCGTTGCGGCGGGCCGCGGAACGCTTCCAGGTCAGCCACACCACCGCCGCCCGCTGGGCCGGCCGCTACCGACAGCTGGGCGAGGCCGGCATGCAGGACCGTTCCAGCCGCCCGCACCACAGCCCGCGCCGGACGCCTGCCACCGTCGAGCAGCAGGTCCTGCGGCTGCGGCGCGAGCACCGGATCGGTCCGGTGCGGCTGGCCGCCCGCTGCGGCATCGCCGCGTCCACCGCTCACCGCATCCTCGTCCGGCACCACCTGCCCGCCCTGGCCACGCTGGACCGGGCCACCGGCGAACCCGTGCGCCGCTACGAACGCTCACGGCCCGGGGAACTGGTCTACATCGACGTCAAGAAGCTCGGCCGCATTCCCGACGGCGGCGGTCACAAGGTCCTCGGCCGGGCGGCCGGCAGCCCGAACAAGGACCGCCGCAACGGCGCGGGATACGCCTACCTGCACACCGCCCTGGACGACCACTCCCGCCTCGCCTACACCGAAGACCTGCCCGACGAAACCGCCGCCACCTGCGCGGGCTTCCTCACCCGAGCCGTGGCCTGGTTCGCCGCACGCGGCGTCACCGTCGAGCGGGTCCTGACCGACAACGCCTGGGCCTACACCAAGAACACCTGGCGCCAGACCTGCCACGAGCTGGGCATCAGCCCGCGCTGGACCCGGCCCTGGCGGCCGCAGACCAACGGCAAGGTCGAACGCTTCAACCGCACCCTGCTGGACGAGTGGGCCTACGCACGGCCCTACCGGTCAGAGACCGAACGCCGCGAAGCGTTCCCACAGTGGCTGCACTCCTACAATCACCACCGCGGACACACCGCGCTGAAAGGGCAACCACCCGCCAGCCGCGTCCCCAACCTCACAGGGCAATACACCTAG
- a CDS encoding dynamin family protein: MVTLDVRPQLLDALSALRDRVAAARFPLPLAGAPRARANRDELLAQLDDYLVPRLKEPEAPLLAVIGGSTGAGKSTLLNSLVGRRVSEAGVLRPTTRTPVLVCHPEDHHWFSGTRILPELTRVWVPHHDPGDDLLLPGENPARVLRIETADTLPPGLALLDAPDVDSLIAENRVLAAELLCAADIWVMVTTAARYADAVPWHLLRTAKEYDATLVTVLDRVPHQVVSEVSRQYAALLTKAGLGDVPRFTVPELPESAWGGGLLPATAVAPLRSWLVQRAQDPAARQHAMARTAYGLLDSLKSRMPELASAAAAQYAAALRLTAAVDGAYDGEHARVRGRLQAGAVLAGDALKRWRAFPLDCSARELLDALTESLAALLLCAVTAADERVEEAWRREPAADTPELTGRGISPAAAEHRIGMAVRRWRRELEEYAEEEAREADRSVAPDPEVVAALVATALLGGRRARSAGEGLAERIGAHGALRLRDRGGRLLSEYVDGVVHRERERRLAPLDALDIHPEPQAELIAALSVLQKER; encoded by the coding sequence GTGGTGACCTTGGACGTACGGCCTCAGCTGCTCGACGCACTCTCCGCCCTGCGCGACCGTGTCGCGGCCGCACGCTTCCCGCTGCCCCTGGCAGGGGCCCCACGCGCGCGTGCCAACCGGGACGAACTGCTCGCGCAGCTCGACGACTATCTGGTGCCCCGGCTGAAGGAGCCCGAGGCCCCGCTGCTCGCCGTCATCGGCGGGTCCACCGGGGCGGGCAAGTCCACGCTGCTGAACTCGCTCGTGGGGCGCCGGGTCAGCGAGGCGGGGGTCCTGCGTCCGACGACCCGGACGCCGGTCCTGGTCTGCCATCCGGAGGACCACCACTGGTTCAGCGGCACGCGGATCCTGCCCGAGCTCACGCGCGTGTGGGTGCCCCACCACGACCCCGGTGACGACCTGCTGCTGCCGGGGGAGAACCCCGCGCGCGTGCTGCGCATCGAGACCGCCGACACCCTGCCGCCCGGTCTCGCCCTCCTCGACGCGCCCGACGTCGACTCGCTGATCGCCGAGAACCGGGTCCTGGCCGCCGAGCTGCTGTGCGCCGCGGACATCTGGGTGATGGTCACCACGGCCGCCCGTTACGCCGACGCCGTCCCCTGGCATCTGCTGCGCACCGCCAAGGAGTACGACGCCACCCTCGTCACGGTGCTCGACCGCGTGCCCCACCAGGTGGTGTCCGAGGTCTCCCGGCAGTACGCCGCGCTGCTCACCAAGGCCGGCCTCGGCGACGTGCCCCGGTTCACCGTGCCCGAGCTGCCCGAGTCGGCCTGGGGCGGCGGGCTGCTGCCGGCCACCGCCGTGGCGCCGCTGCGGAGCTGGCTCGTCCAGCGGGCGCAGGATCCCGCCGCCCGGCAGCACGCCATGGCCCGTACCGCGTACGGGCTCCTCGACTCCCTGAAGTCCCGCATGCCGGAGCTGGCCAGTGCCGCCGCCGCGCAGTACGCCGCCGCCCTCAGGCTCACCGCCGCCGTCGACGGCGCCTACGACGGCGAGCACGCGCGCGTGCGGGGCCGGTTGCAGGCCGGGGCCGTGCTCGCCGGGGACGCGCTGAAGCGGTGGCGCGCGTTCCCGCTCGACTGCTCCGCCCGGGAGCTCCTGGACGCCCTCACCGAAAGCCTGGCCGCCCTCCTGCTGTGCGCCGTCACCGCCGCGGACGAGCGTGTCGAAGAGGCCTGGCGGCGCGAACCGGCGGCGGACACGCCGGAGCTCACCGGCCGCGGCATCTCGCCTGCCGCGGCCGAGCACCGCATCGGCATGGCCGTACGGCGGTGGCGGCGGGAGCTGGAGGAGTACGCCGAGGAGGAGGCGCGCGAGGCCGACCGGAGCGTCGCCCCCGATCCCGAGGTCGTCGCCGCGCTGGTCGCCACCGCGCTGCTGGGCGGGCGCCGGGCCCGGTCCGCGGGGGAGGGGCTGGCCGAGCGGATCGGCGCGCACGGCGCGCTGCGGCTGCGCGACCGGGGCGGGCGGCTGCTGTCCGAGTACGTGGACGGGGTCGTGCACCGGGAGCGCGAACGCCGGCTCGCCCCCCTCGACGCCCTCGACATCCATCCCGAGCCCCAGGCCGAACTGATCGCCGCGCTGTCCGTACTGCAGAAGGAGAGGTGA